AATACGAGAAGGAATTTAAGTCGTTAAACAGAAAATATTCGAGATTGGAGAATATGTACTATCACAAGACATTAATACTAACACATCATTTTCCAATCAGATAGTAAATACGTATTTGTAGGGAAGATCGTAGAAATCTTAGAAGGTGATTcttattatgttttaataaatggAAAGAAGGTTAAGCGTGATCACGCTCagcttaaaaaatttcaaaaattcttaaatGAAAACAAAGTGAAAGAATTTACCGATAAAGtgctttttttttgggggGGGGGTGGGGTGtctttataatattagatAAATAAACTCCTTATGCTTGTTAATTCATTCAACATATTATATAAGGAAAGGCGTTATTTCAATTAAGTCATTTAAACCAAATGAGATATGGGGATCGACATAGTAGGTCACTACCCCAAAGCCAACGGGATATAGGtacatattaaagaaaatcgACCACTTTTCAAAGGTTGCAAACGTAATACCGTTACGATCAAAAAATGCAGACAAAACTCGAATACGAATCGAAGAAACCATTTCAAAGTACGGAGTTCCGGGAATAATTATTTCGGATAATGGAAGGGATTCGCAAATAGCagtataaaagaattttctAGGAAGTACAAAATTCAATGGAGACTAGGAGCCCCCATTTGCCGACGACTACGGGATTAGTAGAGAGATTTAATCGGACATACGTAGAGAAGCTGAAAAAAAGGATCAAATTTTGGAAGAATAGACTTGGTGAAGTGCATAGGTAAGACTTTGGACGGGTACCTTAACTCTTTTCCCGGGAATATACTGCTCATTACAGGAAATGTGGTCAAATAAAAGATTGTCGAAACACCAAAGGTGTTATATATCATGTTACAAAACAAGTTATTGCAAATGTAAGGAAGTAAGACTCAAGAGGAAATTTAagtgggggggggggtgAAATATTCTATCATCACTCAATCGGGAAAGAACATAAATTGGAAGCGGATTATACTTTTAGCGGAATCGTTATTTCTAAAGTAATTTGGCTCTGCCGAAATAAAGTTAGCAAATGGAAAAATAATAACCTCAAGTCTAAGAAACTTAAGgaagtatattttttagagaGGGAAGagtgtaaaaataaatgtcaatcaatgttatatttaatatcattTGATATTCACTATAAATTGATTAAACTtcatttgattttttctataaattaattaaatatcatttaatttttttctataaattgattaaataaataaacttatgtttttttaataacagTTTTGCGTACAACAATTTCAAACATGACATTGGTAACaatgcataaataaaattaaaagtataaattttgtcaTATATTAAGACCACCACAGTTTTTATCAAACAATTttgttaattataatttttttttcaagtattaaagaatttctaatttttgtaCCCATATATGAGATCgatacttttttattttaattattgttGCTTTTTTGATATTGTAGTAGCTACGGACGCCAATCAAACAGCTTGGATCGATGATATTACGAATATTAGCAGAGATCAATATTGTTCTATATTGAATGGGAATTTGCGATACACCGGACTTTCAATAACCACGATCGAATATCTTGGTAGATTTATCTGGCATACTTTAACTAGCcataaaacatttagattaattttaaagaatagCAATTTAGAAGcttatttcaaaaaaaacaatcaaAGAATTCttggaaaatatttacatgGCATTATTAGGCTTTTtggtataaaaaataattcttttatagaTTATTTCCCAGTACCAGGCCAagaatttaatttcataCACGACTTAATCTTCGAAACAAGCAGTATTTTGTCATCCATAAATTTGTGTTtcaaaaatcatatttcCGAATCTCCATCACGTATTGATgccattaaaaaaatcattaataaaaaattatgttttctGTGGGGAGGGAAAGGAATATTACCTTCAGTTCAGTACTTAGAATGTAAAAGATATAAGAATTATTATGTTGAATGTCATAAGATAGAGTCGTATGAAGTAGaagaattttatgaaaaaaggCAAGAGATATTCAAGCCTGAAGATTGCATCGATTCAAACTTTGATTTCGATATTTTGACTAGTACAACTCCAAATAATCCTACTTTTAAGAATACCACTGCTTCTTATTTTCctgaaattataaatactaCGAGTAGTgcaaaattatatattacaaGCGAAATTCCTATAATTTCAACCAATACTAGCACTAAATTAAACAACATCACCAAAAGTGCAAATAATAGGGACAATGTTAATAGCAGCGATGTTGATTCTAAAACTGATGAGAATGCAtatagtaaaatttatgaacTCATATCAGAGAGTAGATATGGCATTTTTggattaattataattataatgttGGTAATAGGAGCTATtgtgtttttttgttgtcgaaaaataaaaaacagcGATAAAGAATACAAAAAAGTTAACAGCAAAGATCCCGGGACGAGTGTCtagaattaaatttgataatcattttatttattttgaaaaaaaattttctataaattttaatcattaaaattttttttttctaaaattaagTTTGAGTTCTTGATGGTAACCAcagaataatttttatcattttaattaattgcGAAATGtacatatatttattttgcatctcattatataaaataaatatgtgGTTAAATCGTCcgtataaattaaaaacttaaaacGTTAAAATATCAGCAACACTTTATAAgatctttaataaaaaacgttaaaaatcaaaaaatggAACTTCTAATTGTGCCATATCTTCATTTTTCCCTAATTTAAACATGAAGAAAATTAATCTTCGAGATAAAAAATGGACTTTTCTATAATGATCTATTTACACCAAAACAAGGCATGGGGTACACtattaaattgtaaagaagaattacaaaattatctaaaaatctatatttaATGAAAGAAGAACAATGAAATTGTAATTTTGAACACCATATACATTTATTAATGTagttaaaatataaaaaatatttttacagaaacgagttttatttgtattCTTGGCTAATTTTCACTTTAGCCCCCCCCCTTATCATTATAAAtacagaattttttattttagtcctttttttaattcaaagCGCCCAGAGTGGAAAGgaacaaacaaaaatttacatagTACAAAAAACGGACTCTTATTAAGATCTgattttatcaatatttatgatcaacattattttaaatcgttttttgataatgtattactaaaaaatatgtttttaaagcagtctaaatttgtaaaaatatatgagGCGCGCGAGCGTTGACCCCCTAAGATTTCCACACCATGCAAGCATTAACCCCGAGTTTTCCTTAAAGAAAGCCCTGTCTGAATCATATCTCAATTAGATAAATAAATGCTTCAAATTAAATTCGAACACGTCCCATACGCAGGAAACACCTAAGCATGCCTCTAGACTATGGCatactaaaaaaacataaatatttctaataaaaaaacacttGCATTATtcaatttgataaataaaataattatttttatccttttaaatattcttccTCCAAAATGCTGTTGATTATGATAATTTAACATTAATCCTACAAGGCAGGGATAATGAAGTTGGTTTAGAAAAGCAACAAAAAAACGGTTGAAACAAAAAGCTGCCAATTACCTTATTATAGATGAGGCactatatttaaaagatgaGGCCCCTGGAAACCATCTTAAGGTTTTCCAAAGTAGAAAGCTTGGAAGTTGAATGTAGAGCTTTCCGGCACTTTAACACAGGGGCGTCAACAGATTTGAAGCATCTTGCAATAagtttgttttaaaacttaGAGATATTATTAGAAAGTCGTCTCCGAATGCATCATATGTGGACAATCGCAACtcgttaaaaaattaagagcGCCAAGTTCATATTACGGCCTCTAAACCAATGGAACGAATTATGATCGATTTAATCTATATGACGCGCTATAAAAGTTTAACGATGGACATTGttgaattttaataatagaTGTGTATTTGAAGTTTGCCGGGCCTAACcaataaaaagtaaaacgAGAGAAGAGGTTacagaaaatttaaaatttttattttacaatatgaCTAGTCCTCCCAAGTTCCTTCAAAGCGATACTTGAAAGAAATTCTGTAAATTTCATATGAATAAATATTGTGCAGACTTTGTTATTGTTCAAAAACATAGTAGGCCCTCCACTTACAATCAAATGGGCAAATAGAAAGGGTTAACCAAACTTTAACTCGCACTATTTAAGACAAGGTTTGAAGAAGGATTGCTTGCTGTGGTAATTCTAGAACCGAAGATAAAAACGATGGCCTTGAAGTCTTAATAAAGTCGTATACAACTATAATTAGCCTAACATAGTGCGGCATAGCAGGTTCCATTTAacctattttaaaaaataccgGAAGTTAATTTCGTTTTCACGCAGGATGTCAACGAGTCTTCAGATAATATTATGAAAGGAGTTGAATTAAAGTTTGAtgtgtaaaataaaaatgaagttgTGATTGGTGTTCTTGAAGAAAAAACAGAAACTGGTTCAGTTGATCCAAATTACCTTGCAAGAATGGATCGTCAATCAAAGATCATATCTCATAATATACTTTAGAAATAGGGGACAAGGTAATTGTAGCTAGAGACTTTGATGATAAGaccaaaacaaaaattatcttcCTTTCTTGTAAAGAAGTCACGATTGCAGAATTCTCTCAAACAACAAAGTGAAATGTGAAACTGAAGAAGATACATAAATTTCCCCTATGTCTATGCTCAAAAAACTTTAACATTAAACAAtcgattttaaaatttatttgttttcttttcatttcttattttttacgtTCTGTTAAAGGGGCAAACGCATTCATGGGTTCAACGCTCGCGtgatacaaaaaatatttctaaatgtaatgtatttatttcaaaaatttggTTTCAGgaatataagaatatataacatcCCCCCCTCAAGAAAGGTTAGTCTCCTACGTCATCATCGACCCTAAGAGATCTTTTAAGTCATAATGCCTCTTCTTAACTAATCGTCCATTCTTCAAGTTCATTATATAAGAATTTCCTGGACACACAATCTTAATAATCCTGATATCCAAAAACCTACCTTTTTCATACTTATTACAccctttaaaatttatactcTTTGCAACTCGCACTCTCTGCCCTTCGACGAACCTGTCtctatatcattttttaaatcgcttattaaaatttccaTTGGACCATTTTTCAGCATTACATTGCCCGTTTTATCTTTAACTGCCCCAAATGGTGTGCATCTTAGACTCATGGTaactattattatatatctCAAGCGCATTTGTAACTCGTTCTTAAAAGCTTTTGGGGagattcatttttataccGATTCTCTCAACGTACATATGACTCTTTCAGCTCTTCCATTGCTTCTATGTGATTCAATACTGATCTTCCTGTGGGTTATATCCAACTTTCTGCATAACTATCTAAATTCCTCATTTGCAAATTCTCTTCGATTGTCCGATATGATTTCTTGTGGTCTTTTACCATTTTCACACAaatattctataaattCAATTATCGAGCTAGCACGCTTATCTTATAATATGCAACCCCACGCAActcttttattaataatagccactaaaacaaaaattcttGGATCTCTATAATCAATTAAATCTATTTCCACCTTTTCTAGGTATCTACTTGTTGCATAAAATCACATCCTCCTGATTTTTTTCGATCGTATTTTTGGCACTCATCACATTCTTTTATCATCATCTTTATATCTCCTTTAATTTCCGGCCAATAATAGTCAAATTTCACAGCATAACAGACACTTCCTAGTCCTCCGTGGGCCTGTTCTTCGTGGTACCTCTTCATTAACTCTAACCCATCACCTTATGCAGGCATTTCGCTCTACGACCCGAATCAAAATTCCAGTACTCTTTGTCCCCGACATTCTCAACTGGTTTTAACCATTTCCGGTTTTCTGTTTCTACGTTCTTTGTCTCGACATTTCTCTTTTCAGATCACTTTCCTCATGGATTCTGCTCAATGCATCAGCAACAACCATCTGATCGGCTTCCTGTATTTAATCTCAAAATTGAACTTTGAATCATCTCTATTCACCTGTTAAtcctattatttttataaacttgGCTTTCTTCTTATTCTAATAAAACCTTATGATTAGTTTCAAGATTAAAAATCTCCTT
The Vairimorpha necatrix chromosome 6, complete sequence DNA segment above includes these coding regions:
- a CDS encoding putative SP-containing membrane protein, coding for MRSILFYFNYCCFFDIVVATDANQTAWIDDITNISRDQYCSILNGNLRYTGLSITTIEYLGRFIWHTLTSHKTFRLILKNSNLEAYFKKNNQRILGKYLHGIIRLFGIKNNSFIDYFPVPGQEFNFIHDLIFETSSILSSINLCFKNHISESPSRIDAIKKIINKKLCFLWGGKGILPSVQYLECKRYKNYYVECHKIESYEVEEFYEKRQEIFKPEDCIDSNFDFDILTSTTPNNPTFKNTTASYFPEIINTTSSAKLYITSEIPIISTNTSTKLNNITKSANNRDNVNSSDVDSKTDENAYSKIYELISESRYGIFGLIIIIMLVIGAIVFFCCRKIKNSDKEYKKVNSKDPGTSV